The Amycolatopsis sp. DG1A-15b genome window below encodes:
- a CDS encoding MbtH family NRPS accessory protein, with product MSEIDSTATVYQVVLNDEEQYSIWRTDREIPSGWFAEGTTGAKQECLDHISRVWTDMRPKSLRLRMEAAAQSN from the coding sequence ATGTCGGAGATCGATTCGACCGCGACCGTTTACCAGGTCGTGCTGAACGACGAGGAACAGTATTCGATCTGGCGAACCGATCGGGAGATTCCCTCGGGTTGGTTCGCCGAAGGGACGACCGGCGCCAAGCAGGAATGTCTCGACCATATCTCGCGGGTGTGGACGGACATGCGTCCGAAGAGTCTTCGCCTGCGCATGGAAGCCGCCGCGCAGAGCAATTGA
- a CDS encoding BTAD domain-containing putative transcriptional regulator, whose product MTGIRTFDLRQLSDVVREHRLRGNWTQDEVAARADISVGSLRDVEQGRIVRPRVTTLRGLAEALDLSGLEATELIQLGRRGPVLAQDFCLRLLGPVSMQVKGATVNLGSVRQRTILALLGLKNGSSVGRVEMVDVIWGGEPPATAAELIQTYVARVRQRMQQAGPAPGGGDVALVAAGGGYRLDLADDQLDVVAFRALAEVARRHCRAGDLELAFLAYRQALGLWSDDPLADLPGLQEHPVVTALVSQRHAALQEWADVSARLGRQEELLPLLRSLADRERLDEGMHARLMIALAGTGQQAAALQVYQIIRLRLVTELGVEPGSQLRGVQHAILSGRAAGLSSGHAMEKPVLHSASLRRVAPKSR is encoded by the coding sequence GTGACAGGCATTCGTACGTTCGATTTGCGGCAGTTGAGCGATGTGGTTCGCGAGCACCGGCTGCGTGGCAACTGGACGCAGGATGAAGTGGCCGCGCGGGCCGACATCAGCGTGGGCAGCCTGCGTGACGTCGAGCAGGGCCGGATCGTCCGGCCCCGGGTGACCACTCTGCGCGGACTCGCCGAGGCGCTGGACCTGTCCGGGCTCGAGGCGACCGAGCTGATCCAGCTCGGCAGGCGGGGGCCAGTGCTGGCGCAGGACTTCTGCCTGCGGCTGCTGGGTCCGGTCTCGATGCAGGTCAAGGGCGCGACGGTGAATCTGGGATCGGTGCGGCAGCGCACCATCCTCGCCCTGCTGGGGTTGAAGAACGGCAGTTCCGTCGGCCGGGTCGAAATGGTGGACGTGATCTGGGGTGGTGAACCGCCTGCGACCGCCGCGGAGCTCATCCAGACCTACGTGGCGCGGGTTCGGCAACGCATGCAGCAGGCCGGACCCGCGCCTGGCGGCGGTGACGTGGCTCTGGTCGCTGCCGGTGGCGGGTACCGGCTCGACCTGGCCGACGACCAGCTCGACGTCGTGGCGTTCCGCGCGTTGGCGGAGGTCGCGCGCCGGCACTGCAGAGCTGGTGACCTGGAACTCGCTTTCCTCGCGTATCGGCAGGCACTGGGGCTGTGGTCGGACGACCCGCTCGCGGATCTGCCCGGTCTGCAGGAACACCCGGTGGTCACCGCTTTGGTTTCGCAGCGGCACGCGGCTCTGCAGGAGTGGGCCGACGTCTCCGCCCGGCTCGGCCGTCAGGAGGAACTCCTGCCGTTGCTGCGCAGCCTCGCCGATCGGGAACGACTCGACGAGGGCATGCACGCCCGTCTGATGATCGCGTTGGCCGGAACCGGTCAGCAGGCGGCGGCCCTGCAGGTTTATCAGATCATTCGCCTAAGGCTCGTCACCGAACTCGGCGTCGAACCCGGGAGCCAGCTCCGCGGTGTCCAGCACGCCATTCTGTCCGGTCGGGCCGCTGGACTGTCGTCCGGTCACGCGATGGAAAAGCCGGTGTTGCACAGTGCCTCGCTCCGGCGCGTGGCTCCGAAAAGCCGCTGA
- a CDS encoding BTAD domain-containing putative transcriptional regulator — translation MDEVSIDVLGPLVVTVNGAPCTLSGSRQKRLLAFLLIRANTAISPDQVIDALWDDEPPATALSQVRNAVAKLRRDLGRAGATVVTDSRSYRLRIDDDQADMLRFSRSVKRARELVRAGANDDALEAVRAGLSLWRGPAFTGLDGRVFEEAAASLAEQRLAARELLIHLRVATGDTADLVAELSVFTAEHPTSEPFVAQLMAALCREGRQADALRAYERHRVRLADELGVDPGPELRDLHERVLRGDIALTATLVTDPSAVEPRSLPRDLPDFTGRQDDVRHLVVLLEQASDTAVIISAIDGMPGIGKTTLAVRVGHLTQSRFPHGQLFVDLHGHTPGRRPLAPDAALDVLLRGVGVLPEKIPEGLDLRAGLWRSVMADRRMLVVLDNAADTAQVRPLLPASPGVRVLVTSRRRLAVLEGASLLSIDVMPPNDAARLFCRVANVQSADGPVADVVALCGYLPLAIRIAASRLRSRPRWTISHLADLLRDETRRLAELAAEDRSVRTAFAVSYDNLPASTQRSFRLLGLLPGGDFGVHAAAAATALPLADARQRLEELVDINLLVNRAPGRYLFHDLLRQFARSLCAEEERVEAIGRVVAYYLDLGYTAGQVAHPVGTEERRWGRHPLPDMTTAHEVRSVVDTEHVTIAELIDLAGEHGLSEQTAELASLFGPVLQRQGYLSEALAAYEAGLAAGVSREVEADLYRGLGKSLITARRLDAALRALRAGLALEQELGNDRGAGRAYCNLGIAHFRLGRFLDARTSLQQALTLLRKAGTPFDKAAALINLAATHIALGDYANAISAATKVLAQGPVLNNPHIQAVAFYNLGHAQLCCGDTDAALHNLERSKTISREIGATEIESRNLYTIADSHRQCREFTAALNGARAALILARRIGDRDIQSHAHVVLGKTHLDLGAPALASACFRESLRLTADDGDNLTEATAHDGLARIAYDEQDLPRAKHHWQIALTCAHAGGLPHREQYRRNLADLETMADRQAES, via the coding sequence GTGGACGAGGTCAGCATCGATGTACTCGGGCCCCTTGTGGTAACGGTCAACGGCGCCCCTTGCACGCTCAGCGGAAGTCGTCAGAAGCGGCTGCTGGCGTTCCTCCTCATTCGCGCGAACACGGCAATTTCACCCGATCAGGTGATTGACGCACTCTGGGACGACGAGCCGCCCGCGACGGCTCTGAGCCAGGTGCGCAACGCCGTCGCCAAGCTCCGGCGCGATCTCGGCCGCGCCGGAGCCACGGTGGTTACCGACTCCCGCAGCTACCGCCTGCGCATCGACGACGACCAAGCTGACATGCTGCGGTTCTCCCGCTCGGTGAAGCGCGCCCGCGAACTGGTCCGCGCCGGAGCGAACGACGACGCCCTCGAGGCCGTGCGCGCGGGACTGTCCCTGTGGCGGGGACCCGCGTTCACCGGACTGGACGGCCGGGTGTTCGAGGAGGCTGCGGCATCTCTGGCCGAGCAACGGCTCGCTGCCCGTGAACTGCTGATCCACCTGCGGGTGGCCACCGGCGATACGGCTGATCTGGTCGCTGAACTGTCCGTGTTCACCGCCGAGCACCCGACCAGCGAGCCGTTCGTCGCGCAGCTGATGGCCGCGCTGTGCCGTGAAGGCAGGCAGGCGGATGCGCTGCGCGCGTACGAGCGGCATCGGGTCCGGTTGGCCGACGAACTCGGGGTCGACCCCGGCCCCGAGTTGCGCGACCTGCACGAACGCGTGCTGCGCGGCGACATCGCGCTCACGGCGACGCTGGTCACCGATCCCTCGGCCGTGGAACCTCGATCCCTGCCCCGCGACCTCCCGGACTTCACCGGCCGCCAGGACGACGTCCGCCACCTCGTCGTCCTGCTAGAGCAGGCATCCGACACCGCCGTGATCATCTCGGCGATCGACGGAATGCCGGGGATTGGGAAGACCACCCTGGCCGTGCGGGTCGGTCACCTGACCCAGAGCCGGTTTCCGCATGGGCAGCTGTTCGTCGACCTGCACGGCCACACGCCCGGGCGGCGGCCGTTAGCACCGGACGCGGCGCTCGACGTGCTGCTGCGAGGGGTCGGTGTGCTGCCCGAGAAGATCCCGGAGGGCCTGGACCTCCGGGCGGGCCTGTGGCGCTCGGTAATGGCTGACCGGCGGATGCTCGTCGTCCTGGACAATGCCGCCGACACCGCACAGGTGCGTCCCCTGCTCCCGGCCTCACCCGGGGTTCGGGTGCTGGTGACGAGCAGGCGCCGGCTCGCCGTTCTGGAGGGTGCGTCCTTACTTTCCATCGACGTGATGCCGCCGAACGACGCCGCCCGGCTGTTCTGCCGGGTCGCGAACGTGCAGTCCGCGGATGGGCCGGTCGCCGACGTGGTGGCGCTGTGCGGCTACCTGCCCCTCGCCATCCGGATCGCCGCGTCCCGGCTGCGCAGCAGACCGCGGTGGACGATCTCGCACCTTGCGGACCTCCTGCGCGACGAAACCCGCCGGCTGGCCGAGCTGGCCGCGGAAGACCGCAGTGTCCGCACAGCCTTCGCCGTTTCCTACGACAATCTGCCCGCTTCGACGCAGCGGTCCTTCCGGCTACTGGGCCTGCTGCCCGGCGGTGACTTCGGGGTGCACGCCGCCGCCGCTGCCACGGCCCTGCCGCTGGCCGACGCACGCCAGAGGCTTGAAGAGCTGGTTGACATCAACCTGCTCGTCAACCGTGCTCCCGGCCGCTACCTGTTCCACGACCTGCTGCGCCAGTTCGCCCGCTCGCTCTGCGCCGAAGAGGAACGCGTCGAAGCGATCGGCCGCGTCGTGGCGTATTACCTCGACCTCGGATACACGGCCGGACAAGTGGCGCACCCGGTGGGGACCGAGGAGCGGAGGTGGGGGCGCCACCCGCTGCCGGACATGACCACGGCGCACGAAGTGCGATCGGTGGTCGACACCGAGCACGTCACCATCGCCGAGCTGATCGACTTGGCCGGCGAGCACGGGCTGTCGGAGCAGACCGCCGAGCTGGCGTCGTTGTTCGGGCCGGTTCTGCAGCGTCAAGGCTATCTGAGCGAGGCGTTGGCCGCCTATGAAGCCGGCCTCGCGGCCGGGGTATCCCGGGAGGTCGAAGCGGACCTGTACCGGGGCCTCGGGAAGTCCCTGATAACCGCTCGTCGCCTGGACGCCGCGCTGAGGGCGCTGCGCGCGGGACTCGCGCTCGAACAGGAGCTCGGCAACGACCGCGGCGCCGGTCGCGCGTATTGCAATCTCGGGATCGCGCACTTCCGCCTGGGCCGTTTCCTCGATGCGCGAACCAGCTTGCAGCAGGCACTCACGCTGCTGAGGAAGGCAGGGACGCCGTTCGACAAGGCCGCGGCCTTGATCAACCTCGCTGCCACGCACATTGCTCTTGGCGACTACGCCAACGCCATCTCCGCCGCCACGAAGGTGCTGGCACAAGGCCCCGTTCTGAACAACCCGCACATCCAGGCGGTGGCCTTCTACAACCTCGGCCACGCCCAGCTCTGCTGCGGAGACACCGACGCCGCGCTACACAACCTCGAACGGTCGAAGACCATCAGCCGAGAGATCGGCGCGACTGAGATCGAAAGCCGCAACCTCTACACCATCGCGGACAGCCACCGCCAATGTCGCGAGTTCACCGCCGCCCTCAACGGAGCCCGCGCGGCCCTCATCCTCGCCCGCCGCATAGGCGACCGCGACATCCAAAGCCACGCGCACGTGGTCCTCGGGAAAACCCACCTCGACCTCGGTGCCCCGGCCCTCGCTTCGGCGTGCTTCCGCGAGTCGCTGAGACTCACCGCCGACGATGGGGACAACTTGACCGAGGCCACAGCTCACGACGGCCTCGCCCGCATCGCCTACGACGAGCAGGACCTGCCTCGCGCGAAACACCATTGGCAAATCGCCTTGACCTGCGCGCACGCCGGCGGCCTCCCGCACCGCGAGCAGTATCGGCGCAACCTGGCCGACCTCGAGACCATGGCCGACCGACAGGCAGAATCTTGA
- a CDS encoding helix-turn-helix transcriptional regulator yields MRFYRTAARRTKTVVAGLAGITPDYLYQIERGQKLPTIPVLAQLAGRLAGNRPAAPISHASSVKAGSSVRWLSSVGRSKPPWYEPQRRLRSGSRVPGARPAVGSRAGAVRSLPGPSRC; encoded by the coding sequence GTGCGGTTCTACCGCACGGCGGCCCGCCGAACGAAGACGGTCGTCGCCGGTCTTGCCGGCATTACGCCGGACTACCTCTATCAGATCGAGCGCGGCCAGAAACTGCCCACGATCCCGGTGCTTGCCCAGCTCGCCGGGCGACTTGCTGGCAACCGGCCGGCGGCGCCCATCTCGCATGCTTCTAGTGTCAAGGCCGGGTCGTCGGTGAGGTGGCTGAGCAGTGTCGGCAGGTCAAAGCCGCCCTGGTACGAGCCGCAGCGTCGGCTGCGTTCCGGCAGCCGGGTACCAGGCGCGCGGCCGGCGGTGGGGAGCCGGGCCGGAGCAGTGCGTTCGCTTCCTGGGCCGTCCAGATGCTGA
- a CDS encoding HAD hydrolase-like protein, translating to MRTGACFDHEQVMLIGDTPNDVRVGLPAGVRVIDVAPGKTSEAELLHARATRAAPTLSEFRLASPPRPEVRPH from the coding sequence GTGAGAACTGGCGCATGCTTCGACCACGAGCAGGTTATGCTTATCGGGGACACGCCGAATGACGTCAGAGTCGGGCTGCCCGCAGGCGTGCGGGTCATCGATGTGGCCCCAGGTAAGACGAGTGAAGCCGAGTTGCTTCACGCCCGAGCGACTCGAGCGGCGCCTACACTGTCAGAGTTCCGACTAGCTTCGCCTCCGCGTCCTGAAGTCCGCCCACACTAG
- a CDS encoding GNAT family protein, with the protein MLKPFSGNKTSLREIVSSDGPALFKIVGDDRVTKFMSFDSRSREVAQKSADDAVERARKTPRTEYYLAITRVGDDELIGTCRIAFSGVQAAKLGYMVAADHWGNGYATDAVSAILDFAFRQLDRHRITAAIGPENFASQAVAKRLGFSREGVLRDHVFTNGAWRDSVLFSILRHEWLKV; encoded by the coding sequence GTGCTGAAGCCATTTTCGGGCAATAAGACGTCCCTGCGCGAGATCGTAAGCTCGGACGGCCCTGCCCTCTTCAAGATCGTGGGCGACGACCGCGTCACAAAATTCATGTCGTTCGATAGTCGCAGTCGCGAAGTTGCTCAGAAGTCGGCCGACGATGCGGTAGAGCGCGCCAGAAAAACACCAAGGACCGAATACTACTTGGCGATCACGCGTGTCGGTGACGATGAACTGATCGGCACTTGTCGTATCGCGTTCTCCGGCGTGCAGGCGGCGAAGCTCGGTTACATGGTCGCTGCGGATCACTGGGGGAACGGCTATGCGACTGACGCGGTCAGCGCCATACTCGACTTCGCTTTCCGGCAGCTCGACCGGCACCGCATCACGGCGGCAATCGGCCCGGAGAACTTTGCATCACAGGCTGTGGCCAAGCGCCTAGGCTTCTCGCGCGAAGGTGTACTACGTGATCACGTGTTCACCAACGGAGCATGGCGGGACTCGGTCCTCTTCTCGATCCTACGCCACGAATGGCTAAAGGTCTAA
- a CDS encoding IS5 family transposase (programmed frameshift), with amino-acid sequence MVDRLSLRLVPDELWELAEPLIPVFEPRPQGGGTAPVDARAVFTAIVYVLTCGCAWRDLPPSFGVPFQTAHRRFSQWTKAGLWRRLHHALLDELGSQGLLDWSRAIVDGACVRAKKGGSLTGPSPVDRGKPGSKIHALSDRAGLPLAVAVSAANTHDSHALKPLVMAIPAIKSRRGPRRRRPAKLHADKAYDQPDLRRWVRDRGIKVRIARKGIESKDKLGKHRWVIERTMAWFTGYRRLTLRYERKAEHFLAFLILGASLTCYKKLRKLTT; translated from the exons GTGGTTGATCGGTTGTCGTTGCGGTTGGTGCCGGATGAGCTGTGGGAGCTGGCGGAGCCGTTGATCCCGGTGTTCGAGCCGCGTCCGCAGGGCGGTGGCACCGCTCCGGTGGACGCTCGCGCGGTGTTCACGGCGATCGTGTACGTACTGACCTGCGGGTGTGCGTGGCGGGATCTGCCGCCGTCGTTCGGGGTGCCGTTCCAGACCGCGCACCGCCGCTTCAGCCAATGGACCAAAGCCGGACTGTGGCGCCGGCTGCATCACGCGCTGCTGGACGAACTCGGCAGTCAGGGTCTCCTCGACTGGAGCCGCGCGATCGTCGATGGTGCCTGCGTACGCGCGA AAAAAGGGGGCTCCCTGACCGGTCCCAGCCCGGTGGACCGCGGCAAGCCCGGCTCGAAGATCCACGCCCTGTCCGACCGCGCCGGGCTGCCGCTCGCAGTCGCCGTCTCCGCTGCCAACACCCACGACTCCCACGCCCTCAAACCGCTGGTGATGGCAATCCCGGCGATCAAGTCGCGCCGCGGTCCGCGGCGGCGCAGGCCGGCCAAGCTGCACGCCGACAAGGCCTACGACCAGCCCGACCTGCGGCGCTGGGTCCGCGACCGCGGCATCAAGGTCCGCATCGCCCGCAAAGGCATCGAATCCAAGGACAAACTCGGCAAACACCGCTGGGTAATCGAACGAACCATGGCCTGGTTCACCGGATACCGCCGCCTGACCCTGCGCTACGAACGCAAAGCCGAACACTTCCTCGCCTTCCTCATCCTCGGCGCCAGCCTCACCTGCTACAAGAAACTCCGCAAACTCACCACATGA
- a CDS encoding tetratricopeptide repeat protein: MPDTPMNEIPGYLGHIVDEQQNIVGTGFQVAPGLVLTALHVAGPLALENPESGVRVTPFGVDRPQPAVILAADGAQDLALLRCSEPLADSVRGFLSSQFSHREHRAHVLIASPAGRLERANCRWRSARVAGGLREARLSTWDFAPLPGTSGGPVIHPDERLVMGVLLGVAPHRAADAGSTLRVAPSEHVVQFLTEVEDRVWLDPLDQSGLLYEIGVSAQRIGDRRAEELLEAAATSFQSAGNLAGVAIATSSLGDIAFRKGDTDNAESHYRRTLDLCRSLGGWAEMAAICYLKLGRVNFIQGDFAATRREARLALSVFEEIGESSGVADVHALLGSTSENLGDHDDARQHFLSAREISSRLGDLPRSADNCYQLGLLAYRQGDFEHAIPYTTEAVVLYEQDNNEERQAQSLQLLGMVAEQTQRYAQAQAYYEQALLFYEETENTYELAVILQLLGGVTYRQRDFFSADRHLRNAIQLLLRTGDQENAAITLGVLGLLAAARGESDEAVAYVEQAENIGGPQRRHFAPLLSMLREAPDEIGATQVDELLLRAVASDEHSGKPVFSRLREAFTRSEGSAAGTGTSDGPDEPPGPPPDPPASDLNEPGDDDDPQIINIWVSEREGNPTLPLIARQRYTLVFRVGIPHPGNVAEGAREIPRDAIPDDGLDTNWVISSTDVVLSADSNDASGIQVSTADSGGTAQWMASFDLTVPTRGNSQERRIAIVPLHEGLARIEVAVSIAGDLYRWLKVDLAVSPPAPTSSATPPVPTPSTTLVPDQRRAITTTIFHGPALRHVAPEPSADWQAPATRLNLTLQPPQAHLSCQELGAEATVSWAPNCSLVEGQIQRVRDALDRLRLAQQEYFNGIDPGELAARLASFQPSSDWAGQDIPDDRWSMVATCPALRRLAQEGHVLYQALFEAGSEARKAIDALSPGDMLSLTWFPTGQHVAHVPWALMYREPPPAAGEPIDPENFLGIRLRVRYVSHPMPLLNRSLGSQDSFVRAHLMYWGSRGDDPVAAETERHLDELRQWAPYVLPTGSPGKPQVVRFLDSPAPNPVGVLYIYCRSMAGDQDGPGFRFGNGSPEDDTVTLSEIGVATIPDRPLVFANACGTSAGSPYVPNELEERFFLRGCSAFIGTECKVPITFAARFAAVFFHFLYAEHGKPTPAGEALAQARRFFWSEYGIVGGLFYSYVNDYHLYFASDTAVAALSKLRKEH; encoded by the coding sequence ATGCCTGATACACCGATGAACGAGATCCCGGGCTATTTGGGACACATCGTCGATGAACAACAGAACATCGTCGGCACCGGGTTCCAGGTGGCTCCCGGCCTCGTCCTTACCGCGCTGCACGTGGCAGGCCCGCTCGCACTCGAGAACCCTGAAAGCGGCGTCCGAGTAACTCCGTTCGGAGTTGACCGGCCACAGCCGGCAGTGATCCTAGCCGCCGACGGCGCTCAGGATCTTGCTCTTCTGCGCTGCAGCGAGCCACTAGCCGACTCCGTCAGAGGTTTCCTCTCCAGCCAATTCTCCCACCGAGAGCACAGAGCCCATGTCTTGATCGCATCCCCGGCGGGACGACTCGAGCGAGCCAACTGCAGGTGGCGCAGCGCTCGCGTCGCCGGCGGCTTGAGAGAGGCGCGGCTGTCGACCTGGGATTTCGCGCCCCTACCAGGGACAAGCGGCGGACCGGTGATTCACCCCGATGAGCGTCTCGTTATGGGTGTGCTGCTCGGCGTCGCACCGCATCGCGCGGCTGACGCCGGATCCACGCTTCGCGTCGCGCCGAGCGAACACGTCGTGCAGTTCCTCACCGAAGTCGAGGACAGAGTCTGGCTCGACCCACTAGACCAGTCGGGCCTGCTGTACGAGATTGGTGTGAGCGCCCAGCGAATTGGCGACCGCCGTGCCGAGGAATTACTCGAAGCCGCGGCCACATCGTTCCAGTCTGCGGGCAATCTTGCAGGGGTCGCAATCGCAACTTCTTCTCTGGGTGACATCGCTTTTCGCAAGGGCGATACCGACAACGCTGAAAGTCATTATCGCCGAACCCTGGACCTGTGCCGCAGCTTGGGTGGCTGGGCCGAGATGGCCGCCATCTGTTACCTGAAACTGGGCCGGGTCAACTTTATCCAAGGCGACTTCGCCGCCACCCGTCGCGAGGCGCGCCTCGCACTGAGCGTCTTCGAGGAGATCGGTGAGTCCAGCGGCGTCGCCGACGTTCACGCCCTTCTCGGCAGCACATCTGAAAATCTCGGAGACCATGACGATGCACGGCAACATTTCCTGAGCGCTCGGGAAATTTCCAGCCGACTCGGCGACCTTCCCCGAAGTGCTGACAATTGTTACCAGCTGGGACTGTTGGCCTACCGACAGGGCGATTTCGAACACGCTATCCCCTATACGACCGAGGCCGTGGTCCTTTACGAGCAGGACAACAACGAGGAGCGCCAGGCGCAGAGTCTTCAGCTTCTCGGGATGGTGGCCGAGCAGACGCAGCGATACGCCCAAGCGCAGGCCTACTACGAGCAGGCCCTCCTTTTCTACGAAGAAACAGAGAATACCTATGAGCTGGCAGTCATTCTCCAACTACTGGGTGGCGTTACCTACCGCCAGCGAGACTTCTTCAGCGCCGACCGCCATCTCCGAAATGCCATACAACTGTTATTGCGCACTGGCGACCAAGAAAATGCTGCTATCACGCTCGGTGTCCTTGGCCTTCTGGCCGCTGCCAGGGGTGAATCGGACGAGGCAGTCGCATACGTCGAACAAGCAGAGAACATTGGAGGACCTCAACGTCGGCATTTCGCTCCCCTCCTATCCATGCTCAGGGAGGCCCCAGACGAGATCGGCGCGACGCAGGTCGACGAGCTGTTACTGCGCGCCGTGGCCTCGGACGAGCATTCGGGAAAGCCGGTCTTCAGTCGTCTCCGCGAGGCGTTCACCAGGTCGGAAGGCAGTGCCGCGGGCACCGGAACCTCTGACGGCCCGGACGAACCACCTGGGCCCCCACCAGACCCGCCCGCGAGCGACCTGAATGAACCTGGCGACGACGATGATCCGCAAATTATCAACATCTGGGTCAGCGAAAGAGAGGGCAATCCCACTCTCCCACTTATCGCTCGGCAGAGGTACACACTGGTATTCCGGGTCGGCATACCGCATCCGGGGAACGTCGCCGAGGGAGCCCGGGAGATTCCCCGGGATGCAATCCCGGACGATGGTCTGGATACCAACTGGGTGATCTCCTCCACCGATGTCGTGCTCTCGGCTGATTCGAACGACGCTTCCGGTATCCAGGTGAGCACGGCAGATAGCGGCGGCACCGCGCAGTGGATGGCCTCGTTCGATCTCACCGTTCCGACGCGCGGCAATTCTCAGGAACGGCGAATTGCTATCGTGCCGCTACACGAGGGCCTGGCGCGGATAGAAGTGGCCGTGAGCATCGCGGGAGACCTCTACCGCTGGTTGAAAGTCGACCTCGCGGTGTCGCCTCCGGCGCCGACGTCCTCGGCGACACCACCGGTCCCCACCCCGAGCACCACACTTGTGCCGGATCAGCGGCGGGCAATCACTACCACGATTTTCCACGGTCCAGCTCTACGACACGTCGCGCCGGAACCCTCCGCGGACTGGCAGGCTCCCGCGACCCGTCTCAACCTCACGCTTCAACCACCTCAAGCTCATCTGTCATGCCAGGAGCTCGGTGCCGAGGCCACGGTCAGTTGGGCTCCCAATTGCTCGCTTGTCGAAGGCCAGATCCAGCGTGTTCGAGACGCGCTGGATCGGTTACGGCTGGCGCAGCAGGAATACTTCAACGGCATCGACCCGGGCGAACTCGCTGCGCGTCTGGCGTCGTTTCAGCCGAGCTCGGACTGGGCAGGGCAGGACATTCCGGACGACCGGTGGTCGATGGTGGCGACCTGCCCGGCTCTGCGCCGCCTGGCGCAAGAGGGACATGTACTGTATCAAGCACTGTTCGAAGCCGGAAGTGAGGCACGGAAGGCCATAGATGCCCTGAGTCCGGGCGACATGCTTTCCCTCACCTGGTTCCCGACCGGTCAACATGTCGCGCACGTGCCGTGGGCGTTGATGTATCGGGAACCACCTCCGGCGGCAGGAGAACCGATCGATCCCGAAAATTTCCTCGGCATCCGGCTGCGGGTGCGGTACGTGTCCCACCCGATGCCGCTTCTCAACCGGTCCCTCGGTTCCCAGGACAGTTTCGTCCGTGCCCATCTGATGTATTGGGGCTCCCGCGGCGACGATCCCGTGGCAGCGGAAACAGAACGTCATCTCGACGAACTCAGGCAGTGGGCGCCCTACGTTCTGCCCACCGGCTCGCCCGGCAAACCGCAGGTCGTCCGGTTCCTCGACAGCCCGGCGCCGAATCCGGTCGGCGTCTTGTATATCTACTGCCGATCCATGGCCGGCGACCAAGATGGCCCCGGATTCCGGTTCGGTAACGGCTCTCCCGAAGATGACACGGTGACACTGAGCGAAATCGGAGTCGCGACCATACCGGATCGTCCGCTGGTCTTCGCGAACGCTTGCGGCACGTCGGCGGGCTCCCCGTACGTCCCGAATGAACTGGAGGAACGGTTCTTCCTGCGCGGTTGCAGCGCCTTCATCGGTACCGAATGCAAAGTTCCGATTACCTTCGCCGCCCGGTTTGCTGCGGTCTTTTTCCACTTTCTCTATGCTGAACACGGCAAGCCTACTCCAGCAGGAGAGGCGCTCGCCCAGGCGAGGCGTTTCTTCTGGAGTGAGTACGGCATCGTGGGCGGACTCTTCTACAGCTACGTGAACGACTACCACCTCTACTTCGCGAGCGACACCGCTGTCGCGGCTCTGTCGAAGCTGCGAAAGGAGCACTGA
- a CDS encoding IS3 family transposase has protein sequence MNVYPFIGAENASDSGNVKRACELLKVSRAAYYTHRAATPSQHERDDAELAEEIVAIHDESNGTYGTPRVHAELRARGRRHSRKRIARLLRTAGLTGRTPKRWRTTTTPDPAAAMPADLIKRDFSCTATNINTRWCGDITYIHTWEGWLYLATVIDLDSRRVVGWAIADHLRTDLVADALRNALTRRRPEPGVIFHSDRGCQYTSAHFGALADDAGVRLSVGRKGQCWDNAVAESFFATIKAELLDRQGWPTRTTAHKAIFEYIEGWYNTRRLHSRLGYLSPASYETATRQVA, from the coding sequence GTGAACGTGTACCCGTTCATCGGGGCGGAGAACGCCAGCGATAGCGGCAACGTCAAACGTGCCTGCGAACTGCTCAAGGTCTCCCGAGCCGCCTACTACACCCACCGCGCCGCCACCCCCTCCCAGCATGAACGCGATGACGCGGAGCTGGCTGAGGAGATCGTCGCGATTCACGATGAGTCGAACGGCACCTACGGAACACCCCGGGTCCACGCCGAACTCCGCGCCCGCGGCCGGCGGCACTCCCGCAAGCGGATCGCCCGGCTCCTGCGCACCGCGGGCTTGACGGGAAGGACCCCGAAACGGTGGCGGACCACAACCACTCCCGACCCGGCAGCGGCCATGCCCGCTGACCTGATCAAGCGGGATTTCTCCTGCACCGCCACGAATATCAACACCCGCTGGTGCGGGGACATCACCTACATCCACACCTGGGAAGGCTGGCTGTATCTGGCCACCGTCATCGACCTGGACTCCCGCCGCGTCGTCGGCTGGGCCATCGCGGACCACCTGCGCACCGACCTGGTCGCCGATGCCCTGCGCAACGCTCTCACCCGGCGCCGCCCCGAGCCCGGAGTGATCTTCCACTCCGATCGCGGCTGCCAGTACACCTCCGCCCACTTCGGTGCTCTCGCCGACGACGCCGGCGTCCGACTATCGGTGGGACGCAAGGGACAGTGTTGGGACAACGCGGTCGCCGAATCCTTCTTCGCGACCATCAAAGCCGAACTGCTCGACCGGCAGGGCTGGCCCACCCGCACCACCGCGCACAAAGCGATCTTCGAGTACATCGAAGGCTGGTACAACACCCGACGCCTGCACTCCAGACTCGGCTACCTCAGCCCCGCCAGCTACGAAACAGCCACGCGTCAAGTAGCCTGA